A window of the Desulfobacula toluolica Tol2 genome harbors these coding sequences:
- a CDS encoding cob(I)yrinic acid a,c-diamide adenosyltransferase, whose product MKGYIQVYTGNGKGKTTAGLGLALRAAGAGLSVYIVQFLKKGDYSEIKALSKFENITVEQYGLGKFVKGKPSDDDIVAGAAGYLKLCDILKQNNHDVVIAEEGNVAVSCNLISEKQLLELMDMKPDNVELVITGRGATQKVIERADLVTEMKEIKHYYKQGVAARVGIEK is encoded by the coding sequence GTGAAAGGATATATTCAAGTGTACACGGGCAATGGTAAAGGCAAAACAACGGCCGGCCTGGGACTTGCACTCAGGGCAGCCGGTGCCGGGCTTTCCGTCTATATTGTTCAGTTTTTAAAAAAAGGGGACTATTCTGAAATCAAAGCCCTGTCCAAATTTGAGAATATCACGGTTGAACAATACGGCCTTGGAAAATTTGTTAAGGGAAAACCTTCTGATGATGACATTGTGGCCGGTGCTGCAGGGTATCTCAAATTATGCGATATTTTAAAACAAAACAACCATGACGTGGTGATTGCAGAAGAAGGCAATGTTGCGGTCAGTTGCAATCTGATATCGGAAAAACAGCTTCTTGAATTGATGGACATGAAACCAGATAATGTTGAATTGGTTATAACAGGCCGGGGAGCCACCCAAAAAGTGATTGAACGAGCAGATCTTGTGACGGAGATGAAAGAGATCAAGCATTATTATAAACAAGGCGTTGCAGCCAGGGTTGGAATAGAAAAATGA
- a CDS encoding cobyric acid synthase, whose translation MMKKNIAILGTGSDVGKSIVAAALCRSLADQGIKVAPFKAQNMSNNSGITPEGLEMGRAQIVQAEASKIAPHVNMNPILLKPTGEKQSQVILNGKVHGDQTAMDYHRNKGFYFEKACQAFDRLAQQYDRVILEGAGSCAEVNLMPNDIVNFAMAEYADADVILVADIHRGGVFAQLVGTLACLPEKYCQMVKGFIINRFRGDIALFNDGVEWIENKTGKQVLGVLPWYTHFKIDAEDSVEIEQCNDFKDFKPDMPAIGIIRLPHIANFTDFHALSKIKDIQTIFIDKPDQLSKFKAVIIPGSKNTREDLQWLINNFKTPLEEYNRSNGHILGICGGYQMLGEFVDDPDGLEGRPGKTTALCLLPVQTVLKAPKTTTLSDFQWQGAKGKGYEIHMGYTTLTAGAALLEVSSRNLISCTDTDGCLSENSRVAGTYMHGFFDSPQILSKWLNTIGLNFKTPYDDMVSQKEYDYALLKEHFEAHIDLSHIF comes from the coding sequence ATGATGAAAAAAAATATCGCCATTCTTGGAACCGGCTCTGATGTCGGAAAAAGCATTGTTGCCGCAGCACTTTGCAGATCGCTTGCAGATCAAGGAATAAAGGTTGCACCCTTTAAGGCTCAGAATATGTCCAATAATTCGGGCATCACCCCGGAAGGCCTTGAAATGGGAAGGGCTCAGATTGTTCAGGCAGAGGCCTCAAAAATTGCTCCTCACGTCAATATGAATCCCATTCTTTTAAAGCCCACAGGTGAGAAGCAATCCCAGGTGATTCTCAATGGGAAAGTTCATGGTGACCAGACAGCAATGGATTATCATCGAAACAAAGGATTTTATTTTGAAAAGGCGTGCCAGGCTTTTGACCGCCTTGCACAACAGTATGACCGGGTCATCCTGGAAGGCGCCGGATCATGTGCTGAAGTTAACCTGATGCCCAATGATATCGTGAATTTTGCCATGGCGGAATATGCTGATGCAGATGTTATTCTTGTGGCTGATATCCACAGGGGAGGTGTGTTTGCACAACTTGTCGGCACTCTTGCATGCCTGCCGGAAAAATATTGCCAAATGGTCAAAGGATTTATAATCAACCGGTTCAGAGGGGATATTGCCCTGTTCAACGACGGGGTTGAGTGGATTGAAAACAAGACAGGCAAACAGGTGTTGGGGGTCTTGCCCTGGTACACCCATTTTAAGATTGATGCGGAAGATTCTGTGGAAATTGAGCAATGCAATGATTTTAAAGACTTTAAACCTGATATGCCGGCAATCGGTATCATCCGGCTGCCACATATTGCAAATTTTACGGATTTTCACGCCCTGTCAAAAATAAAGGATATTCAAACCATTTTTATTGACAAGCCCGACCAATTGTCAAAATTTAAGGCGGTCATTATTCCGGGATCAAAAAATACCCGGGAAGATCTTCAATGGTTGATCAACAATTTTAAAACCCCTCTTGAAGAGTATAACCGGTCAAATGGACATATTTTGGGAATTTGCGGCGGATATCAAATGCTGGGCGAGTTTGTAGATGACCCTGACGGGCTGGAAGGCAGGCCGGGAAAAACAACCGCACTGTGTCTTTTGCCGGTTCAAACCGTGTTAAAGGCACCCAAAACAACCACCTTAAGTGATTTTCAATGGCAGGGTGCCAAAGGCAAAGGATATGAAATCCACATGGGATATACCACATTAACCGCGGGAGCCGCTTTGCTGGAGGTCAGTTCAAGAAATTTAATTTCCTGCACAGACACGGATGGATGCCTGTCTGAAAACAGCAGGGTTGCCGGAACATATATGCACGGTTTTTTTGATTCTCCGCAAATTTTATCAAAATGGTTGAATACCATAGGATTGAACTTCAAAACTCCATATGATGACATGGTTTCACAAAAAGAATACGATTATGCCCTTTTAAAGGAACATTTTGAAGCCCACATTGACTTAAGCCACATCTTTTAG
- a CDS encoding FapA family protein — MKPVPDKEKTLEQSNQIPSLAELALKYGTINDEQFNHVRRLYALKRNNDNPIGYEKLLLSQKFVTRYQVGLLKLIQEYLVVRKQGETFGQIAVEQGFVSQDDVDRALEMQKKEFRQSKIKKLIGDILVESSVLTLKQKNEILKEQNFLDTRARKTFATDPSKRVDQDGDRPIDQDIDLSDYEKQFLKIKVLDQEFAACVIEKGFCSKREVKIAQKVQADEFEKEKKIRILGDIMVELNYLTKEQRNLILKEQDRIKKNSGFVTDSGVHVHIGQDQMEAVVKISKEPENVCLQDIKDALETKGVKYGVYTDAILQCNLDLKNNEFVAAKQGLASDVLTNKNVLYHFDTGKTDTEPTKKGALLAEQRLEEGTYLKKNVFGNNIEQPKAHDLFFRCASGTRFLKDNKNAHAKAFAVKTGFVCLSVERKLYIHSTINVLEDADLRYGPLENYANLNISGILTGAYPITAGQVNAREIRGARIVATGSVKSQVGITDAVISAQGDIHAAYLHNCRIETFGNVYIANEIIDSHIFCSGKINSGQCRVISSILYAKKGIELAGAGNNRTKACILGAGSEHHILKKAGQINLEIKNISQHVDELKEKKDDQDRSAKKTFQKMVELKIFHDRAKNKKQKLAAEFKRKNDIFKKENLKNIAVLINNFEKRMISSISLLKELNKTKKEYEKQSAILEKKIKNLEPEIKRKIFERQMDLAVFFEWTKKQKNNPQIKINHKAFPGTLLKGIFSSLEIEKEMNGFLAFETSHSTKGYQMAIQKN, encoded by the coding sequence TTGAAACCTGTCCCCGACAAAGAAAAAACTTTGGAACAATCGAATCAAATTCCATCTCTGGCTGAACTTGCCCTGAAATACGGTACCATCAATGATGAACAATTCAATCATGTTCGTCGTCTGTACGCCCTTAAGCGCAATAACGATAATCCAATCGGCTATGAAAAACTGCTTTTAAGCCAGAAATTTGTCACCCGATACCAGGTCGGACTTTTGAAACTGATTCAGGAATATCTTGTCGTTAGAAAACAAGGGGAAACATTTGGTCAAATTGCCGTTGAACAAGGCTTTGTCAGCCAGGACGATGTAGACCGTGCCCTTGAAATGCAGAAAAAAGAATTCAGGCAGTCTAAAATCAAAAAACTGATCGGAGATATTCTGGTTGAGTCAAGTGTTCTGACACTCAAACAGAAAAATGAGATACTCAAAGAACAGAATTTTCTTGATACCAGGGCAAGGAAAACTTTTGCAACTGATCCCTCAAAAAGAGTGGATCAGGATGGTGACCGCCCCATTGATCAAGATATAGATCTTTCAGACTATGAAAAACAATTTTTAAAAATAAAGGTATTGGATCAGGAATTTGCCGCATGTGTTATTGAGAAGGGCTTTTGCTCAAAACGGGAAGTGAAGATCGCCCAAAAAGTCCAGGCAGATGAATTTGAAAAAGAAAAGAAAATTCGAATCCTTGGCGATATCATGGTTGAATTAAATTATTTAACCAAAGAACAAAGAAACCTGATCTTAAAAGAACAGGATCGGATTAAAAAAAACAGTGGATTTGTCACGGATTCCGGGGTACATGTCCATATTGGCCAGGATCAAATGGAAGCTGTGGTGAAAATCAGCAAGGAACCTGAGAATGTCTGCCTGCAAGATATCAAGGATGCTCTTGAGACAAAGGGAGTCAAATATGGAGTTTATACGGATGCCATTCTTCAATGCAATCTTGATTTGAAAAATAATGAGTTTGTCGCAGCAAAACAGGGGCTTGCTTCAGATGTATTAACGAACAAAAATGTCTTGTACCATTTTGATACCGGCAAAACAGATACTGAACCTACAAAAAAAGGTGCTTTATTGGCAGAGCAGCGTCTGGAAGAGGGAACATATTTAAAAAAAAATGTGTTTGGAAACAATATAGAGCAACCCAAAGCTCATGACCTTTTTTTCAGGTGTGCCAGCGGAACCCGGTTTTTAAAAGACAACAAAAATGCCCATGCAAAGGCTTTTGCAGTCAAGACAGGCTTTGTGTGCCTGTCTGTTGAAAGAAAATTATACATTCATTCAACCATTAATGTTCTTGAAGATGCAGACCTCAGATATGGACCTCTTGAAAATTATGCGAATTTAAATATCTCAGGTATTTTAACCGGTGCATATCCTATAACCGCAGGACAGGTTAATGCAAGAGAAATCAGAGGGGCTCGTATCGTGGCCACAGGGAGTGTCAAATCCCAGGTGGGGATAACCGATGCCGTCATCAGCGCCCAGGGCGATATTCATGCGGCTTATCTCCATAATTGCAGGATAGAAACTTTTGGTAATGTTTATATTGCCAATGAGATTATTGATTCCCATATTTTTTGCAGTGGTAAAATCAATTCAGGCCAATGCCGGGTCATCTCTTCAATTTTGTATGCTAAAAAAGGCATTGAGCTTGCCGGTGCTGGAAACAATAGAACAAAAGCGTGCATCCTCGGAGCTGGAAGCGAACATCATATCCTTAAAAAAGCCGGGCAGATTAATCTTGAAATAAAAAACATCAGCCAGCATGTGGATGAATTAAAAGAAAAAAAAGACGATCAGGACCGTTCTGCAAAAAAAACGTTTCAAAAAATGGTTGAACTAAAAATTTTTCATGATCGCGCAAAAAATAAAAAACAAAAACTTGCGGCTGAATTCAAAAGAAAAAATGATATCTTTAAAAAGGAAAACTTAAAAAACATTGCAGTCTTGATAAATAATTTTGAAAAAAGAATGATTTCGTCTATCTCTTTGTTAAAAGAATTAAACAAGACAAAAAAGGAATATGAAAAACAAAGTGCAATCCTTGAAAAAAAAATCAAAAACCTTGAACCGGAAATAAAAAGAAAAATTTTTGAACGTCAAATGGACCTTGCTGTATTTTTTGAATGGACAAAAAAACAAAAAAACAATCCGCAGATAAAAATAAACCATAAAGCATTTCCGGGAACCCTGTTAAAGGGGATTTTTTCATCATTGGAAATAGAAAAAGAGATGAATGGTTTTTTGGCTTTTGAAACATCCCATTCAACAAAAGGGTATCAAATGGCGATTCAAAAAAATTAA
- the thpR gene encoding RNA 2',3'-cyclic phosphodiesterase has translation MNSDNRHIRAFIAISLPDEIKGFLHDIQKQLRKSGIKASWPKPAAMHLTLKFIGAFPVSKIDTLKTIMIREAGRIPVHTLFAAGIGVFPSVKNTRVIWSGTRGQTDILENLANQLENSLFKEMRIKKNNQRFAPHLTLARIKQPVFPKKMVRLIEDFKDVQSDEFRVSKVKLFQSELTACGAVHQLVFSAPLKN, from the coding sequence ATGAACTCAGACAACAGACATATCCGCGCTTTTATTGCCATATCACTTCCTGACGAAATAAAAGGTTTTTTACATGATATTCAGAAACAATTGCGCAAATCAGGTATCAAGGCATCCTGGCCAAAACCTGCTGCCATGCATTTAACCCTGAAGTTTATTGGTGCCTTTCCTGTCAGCAAAATTGATACCCTCAAAACAATCATGATACGGGAGGCAGGCAGAATACCGGTTCATACTTTGTTTGCAGCAGGGATAGGTGTGTTTCCCTCGGTAAAAAATACCAGGGTCATCTGGTCCGGGACAAGAGGTCAGACAGATATTTTGGAAAACCTTGCCAACCAATTGGAAAACAGTCTTTTCAAAGAAATGAGAATAAAAAAAAACAACCAAAGATTTGCCCCCCACTTAACTTTGGCAAGAATCAAACAGCCGGTTTTTCCCAAAAAAATGGTCAGGCTGATAGAGGACTTTAAGGATGTTCAATCAGATGAGTTTCGGGTTTCCAAAGTCAAACTTTTCCAGAGCGAATTGACCGCTTGCGGTGCTGTTCATCAACTTGTTTTTTCCGCGCCATTAAAAAATTAA
- a CDS encoding MoaD/ThiS family protein, producing the protein MPIITFNAFSFLQKKLKQKQIDYSNVIMKVEQGTTAMDLIRQVQLTPEEVEAVFVNGRVAAFDTILRENDRVALIPPGTPGPYRVMLGFKNKKLQ; encoded by the coding sequence ATGCCGATTATCACATTTAATGCTTTTTCATTTTTGCAAAAAAAATTAAAACAAAAACAGATCGACTATTCCAATGTTATCATGAAAGTGGAACAGGGAACCACTGCAATGGATTTGATCCGGCAAGTTCAATTAACGCCTGAAGAGGTTGAGGCTGTGTTTGTTAATGGAAGGGTTGCCGCTTTTGATACAATCCTCCGGGAAAACGACCGTGTTGCCCTGATACCACCCGGGACTCCCGGGCCTTACAGGGTGATGCTGGGATTTAAAAATAAAAAGTTACAATGA
- a CDS encoding molybdopterin molybdotransferase MoeA: MIDIKKVQKQILEATPVLGRESVPILDAVRRVLVQDIIVAEDLPASDISAMDGYAVSHTSLRSVSKQNPAYFKIIGESPAGKPCGAIVKEGEAVRIMTGGLVPEGADTVVKVEDTIEEDGYVICSIDPGCGEGIRFKGESLQTGEVVLHAGDVISPLEVGALASLRRAYVYVHRKPIVAILSTGDELSDFHEPPSPSKAMCSNLYALAAQVVEAGAKPLCIGIVQDDLEELQSQLYEALHADVIITSGGTSKGKYDLVHKAFSSLDMKMKFTNIFDKPGKPTVFGTIRKKLVFGLPGNPSATMLSFEQFIRPALLKMMGFQNISNASHNTNDPFSLIDSFNYGQGGNKEHHRAPQIPLGKTLSGNDNKYLKKKKQVCNTMPGCLKIVGR, translated from the coding sequence ATGATTGATATTAAGAAGGTTCAAAAACAGATCTTGGAAGCAACTCCTGTTTTGGGACGCGAAAGTGTACCAATTCTTGATGCGGTCAGAAGAGTTCTTGTTCAGGATATCATTGTTGCAGAAGATCTTCCGGCATCGGATATTTCAGCAATGGACGGTTATGCTGTAAGTCATACTTCCCTCCGCAGTGTTTCAAAACAAAACCCGGCATATTTTAAAATAATCGGAGAATCACCAGCAGGAAAGCCTTGTGGTGCAATTGTAAAAGAAGGTGAAGCAGTTAGAATAATGACCGGAGGATTGGTTCCCGAAGGTGCGGATACCGTCGTAAAGGTGGAGGACACTATTGAAGAAGACGGCTATGTCATTTGCAGCATTGATCCGGGATGTGGTGAGGGCATTCGCTTTAAAGGAGAGTCCCTGCAAACAGGAGAGGTCGTTCTTCATGCAGGAGATGTTATCAGTCCGCTGGAGGTGGGGGCGCTTGCAAGCCTGCGGCGAGCCTATGTATATGTTCATCGCAAACCCATTGTGGCTATTCTCTCAACAGGTGATGAACTCTCTGACTTCCATGAACCGCCCTCGCCTTCAAAAGCCATGTGTTCAAATCTTTATGCCCTGGCAGCACAGGTTGTGGAAGCCGGTGCAAAGCCCCTGTGTATAGGTATTGTTCAAGACGATTTAGAGGAGCTGCAAAGCCAGTTGTATGAAGCGCTCCATGCAGATGTTATTATCACATCCGGCGGCACCTCCAAAGGCAAGTATGACCTAGTTCATAAGGCTTTCTCTTCTTTGGATATGAAAATGAAATTCACCAATATCTTTGACAAACCGGGAAAACCAACCGTATTCGGGACAATAAGAAAAAAACTGGTTTTTGGATTACCCGGAAACCCTTCGGCTACAATGCTCTCATTTGAACAATTCATAAGACCAGCACTTCTTAAAATGATGGGCTTTCAAAACATATCAAATGCCTCACATAATACAAATGATCCATTTTCTCTTATTGACTCATTCAACTATGGACAAGGAGGTAACAAAGAACATCATCGGGCACCCCAGATTCCTTTGGGAAAGACTTTGTCAGGAAATGATAATAAATATTTGAAAAAAAAAAAACAGGTATGTAACACCATGCCGGGGTGCTTGAAGATAGTCGGTCGCTGA
- a CDS encoding 2Fe-2S iron-sulfur cluster-binding protein, whose product MSEIQFEIDGKQVKATEGMTVLEAAQNEGIYIPTLCHHEKLEPFGGCRVCIVEVEVRGWTKLVVSCVYPVEENIIVRTRSEKVDRIRKTIIELLMAHAPDSPELMKMAKEYGAVADRYEKDPSFCVHCGLCVRYCAEVAQKHALGFVDRGINKEISFIPEIAAVECNDCKECFPLCPTSYLQAAFVLAQSLSFPETEPKK is encoded by the coding sequence ATGAGTGAAATCCAATTTGAAATTGATGGAAAACAAGTAAAGGCAACGGAAGGGATGACCGTTCTGGAGGCAGCTCAAAATGAAGGGATATATATCCCCACTCTCTGTCACCATGAAAAATTGGAACCATTCGGGGGATGCCGCGTCTGCATCGTGGAAGTAGAAGTTCGCGGCTGGACAAAGCTCGTTGTTTCCTGCGTTTATCCGGTGGAAGAAAATATAATTGTCAGGACCAGGTCTGAAAAGGTCGACAGAATCAGAAAAACCATCATAGAATTGCTGATGGCTCATGCTCCGGATTCTCCGGAACTGATGAAAATGGCAAAAGAGTATGGTGCTGTTGCAGACCGGTATGAAAAAGATCCTTCTTTTTGTGTTCACTGCGGTCTTTGTGTCAGATACTGCGCGGAAGTGGCACAAAAACATGCCCTTGGATTTGTTGACAGGGGAATAAACAAAGAGATCAGCTTTATACCTGAAATAGCGGCGGTAGAGTGTAATGATTGCAAAGAATGCTTTCCTTTATGCCCGACTTCCTATCTCCAGGCTGCTTTTGTGCTGGCACAATCTCTTTCTTTTCCTGAAACTGAACCAAAAAAATAG
- a CDS encoding NADH-quinone oxidoreductase subunit NuoF, protein MARLNTPGELESFRQEILSRRDPNNPCISICAGAGCVASGADEVIEAFHQEIENQGLAATVSTKGTGCPGFCERGPVVVIYPEEICYLQVKVEDVPEIIEQTIKNKKVIDRLLFEDPATGEKAVKESDISFYRSQERTVLCNNIKIDSKSIEDYISLGGYSALAKALGEMTDIDVLEEVKKSNLRGRGGAGFPAGRKWEGSRNAPEPIKYVIVNADEGDPGAFMDRALLEGNPHSILEGLIIGGYAVASHEGYFYVRQEYPLAVENINLAIKQAEEYGLLGENILGSGFDFKVIVHQGAGAFVCGESTALMTSLEGKAGEPRPKYVRSNVKGLWERPSVLNNVETWANVPLIINKGADWFSSVGTESSKGTKIFSLVGKITNTGLVEVPMGMTLNEIIYKIGGGIPNGKKFKAVQTGGPSGGCIPENLLDLQVGFDELTKAGSMMGSGGMIVLDEDTCMVDVARYFIEFLTDESCGKCVPCREGLRQMHRILTNITKGLGKEGDIELLEELAETAVEASLCALGKSAPNPFLSTLKYFRDEYEAHIREKKCPALACKELIAFYIDPDKCKACMICAKKCPADAIDSAKKMIHIIDQEKCTKCGTCFEVCPSRFGAVTKISGEPVPAPVPEENRMIIKKSKVK, encoded by the coding sequence ATGGCGCGGTTAAATACGCCCGGAGAATTAGAAAGCTTCAGGCAAGAAATATTATCCAGAAGAGACCCGAACAATCCCTGCATTTCAATCTGTGCCGGTGCCGGTTGTGTTGCCTCAGGCGCAGATGAAGTGATTGAAGCGTTTCATCAGGAAATTGAAAACCAGGGTTTGGCAGCAACAGTCAGCACCAAGGGAACCGGATGTCCGGGATTCTGTGAACGCGGACCTGTTGTGGTCATCTATCCTGAAGAGATATGCTATCTTCAGGTTAAAGTTGAAGATGTTCCCGAAATTATTGAACAGACCATAAAGAATAAAAAGGTTATCGACCGCCTGCTTTTTGAAGATCCTGCAACCGGAGAAAAAGCAGTCAAAGAATCAGATATCTCATTTTACAGAAGCCAGGAAAGAACGGTTCTGTGCAATAACATCAAGATTGACTCCAAGAGTATTGAAGATTACATCTCTCTTGGCGGTTACTCCGCACTTGCCAAAGCCCTTGGTGAGATGACGGATATAGATGTTCTCGAAGAGGTCAAAAAATCCAACCTCAGAGGCCGTGGTGGTGCAGGTTTTCCAGCCGGCAGAAAATGGGAAGGATCGCGTAATGCACCCGAACCGATCAAATATGTGATCGTTAATGCTGATGAGGGTGACCCCGGAGCATTTATGGACAGGGCGCTTCTTGAGGGCAATCCCCATTCAATTTTAGAGGGATTGATCATTGGCGGATATGCTGTGGCATCCCACGAAGGCTATTTTTATGTTCGCCAGGAATACCCGCTGGCAGTTGAAAATATCAATCTTGCCATCAAACAGGCTGAAGAATACGGCCTGCTCGGGGAAAATATCCTGGGGTCCGGCTTTGACTTCAAAGTCATTGTCCACCAGGGTGCAGGTGCATTTGTCTGCGGCGAGTCAACAGCTTTGATGACCTCTCTGGAAGGAAAAGCAGGAGAGCCCAGACCCAAATATGTTAGATCCAATGTCAAGGGACTTTGGGAAAGACCGTCTGTGCTGAACAATGTTGAGACCTGGGCCAACGTGCCTTTGATCATCAACAAAGGCGCTGACTGGTTTTCTTCGGTTGGAACCGAAAGCAGCAAGGGAACCAAGATTTTCTCCCTGGTTGGCAAGATCACCAATACGGGCCTGGTTGAAGTCCCCATGGGCATGACCCTGAATGAAATCATCTATAAAATCGGCGGCGGCATACCCAACGGCAAGAAGTTCAAAGCCGTTCAGACCGGCGGACCTTCCGGCGGATGTATCCCGGAAAACCTGCTGGACCTTCAAGTTGGGTTTGACGAGTTGACCAAAGCCGGCTCCATGATGGGTTCAGGCGGCATGATCGTTCTGGATGAAGATACCTGCATGGTGGATGTTGCCAGGTACTTTATTGAGTTTCTTACAGATGAATCGTGTGGCAAATGTGTTCCCTGCCGTGAAGGATTGCGCCAGATGCACCGCATTTTGACCAACATCACAAAAGGCCTGGGCAAAGAAGGCGACATTGAACTGTTAGAAGAGCTGGCTGAAACTGCTGTTGAAGCCTCGCTGTGTGCCCTGGGCAAAAGCGCTCCCAATCCATTCCTGAGTACCTTGAAATACTTCAGGGATGAATATGAAGCACATATCCGGGAGAAAAAATGCCCGGCACTGGCCTGCAAAGAGCTGATCGCATTTTATATCGATCCTGACAAATGCAAGGCATGTATGATCTGTGCAAAAAAATGCCCTGCAGACGCCATTGACAGTGCGAAAAAAATGATCCATATCATTGACCAGGAGAAATGTACAAAGTGCGGAACCTGCTTTGAAGTCTGTCCCTCCCGTTTTGGCGCAGTGACCAAGATTTCCGGCGAACCTGTTCCGGCTCCTGTTCCTGAAGAAAACAGAATGATAATTAAAAAGAGCAAAGTAAAATGA
- a CDS encoding complex I 24 kDa subunit family protein — MEIEKVDQIIDKHNGEVSSLLQIMLDIQSENNWLPKEALGRVSEKLDVPLTRIQHIATFYKAFSLVPKGRHKVHICVGTACHVRGATRILDTVEEAIGIKPGETDLDLKFSLETVNCLGCCALGPVMEVGGKVHGKMSPVKTAEALKTYE, encoded by the coding sequence ATGGAAATTGAGAAAGTAGATCAAATTATTGACAAACATAATGGTGAAGTAAGCAGTTTGCTTCAAATAATGCTTGATATTCAAAGTGAAAACAATTGGCTTCCCAAGGAGGCCTTGGGGAGGGTCAGTGAAAAATTAGACGTTCCTTTGACCCGTATCCAGCATATTGCCACCTTTTATAAAGCATTCAGCCTGGTTCCCAAAGGGCGTCATAAAGTCCACATCTGTGTGGGAACCGCCTGTCATGTCCGCGGAGCCACCCGTATTCTTGATACGGTGGAAGAAGCAATCGGTATTAAACCCGGCGAAACAGATCTTGATCTGAAATTCAGCCTGGAAACTGTTAACTGCCTCGGCTGCTGCGCACTGGGCCCTGTGATGGAAGTTGGTGGTAAAGTCCATGGGAAGATGTCACCGGTCAAAACAGCAGAAGCCTTAAAAACTTATGAGTAG
- a CDS encoding hydrogenase iron-sulfur subunit gives MSTGLEFKPRILGFVCHWUAYGAADLAGVSRLQYANEMRLIRVMCSGRVDLEFILRAFANGQDGVFIGGCKLDECNYVTHGNYDALANTHIARKILEHIGLNPNRLRTEFMSGADGNLLAEYTDDFARQIKELGPLGKSEGMDADTVKFKLEAARKLVPYMRLAERERLRVPFKSKQTYTEFFESSEMNALFGDIFSDKLAVSQIMLLLKDNPLSTGDIAEKLGLNPSDVSRHMISSSRHGMVKYDTDSKCYQRVQ, from the coding sequence ATGAGTACAGGTCTTGAATTTAAACCAAGAATATTAGGTTTTGTATGCCATTGGTGAGCGTATGGTGCTGCTGACCTGGCTGGAGTTTCCAGACTGCAATATGCAAATGAAATGAGGCTTATTAGAGTTATGTGTTCCGGTAGAGTCGACCTGGAATTTATACTCAGAGCCTTTGCAAACGGACAAGACGGTGTGTTTATTGGCGGATGTAAATTGGACGAATGCAATTATGTCACCCATGGCAATTACGATGCCCTTGCCAATACACACATTGCCAGGAAGATATTGGAACACATAGGATTAAACCCGAACCGGCTGAGAACCGAATTTATGTCAGGTGCGGACGGTAATCTTTTAGCAGAATATACCGATGATTTTGCAAGACAGATAAAAGAGTTGGGGCCACTTGGCAAAAGCGAAGGCATGGACGCTGATACGGTAAAGTTCAAGCTTGAAGCCGCCAGGAAACTTGTTCCCTACATGAGGCTGGCAGAAAGAGAAAGGCTCAGGGTTCCGTTTAAATCAAAACAAACCTATACCGAGTTTTTCGAAAGCAGTGAAATGAACGCATTGTTTGGTGATATCTTTTCAGATAAACTGGCTGTCAGCCAGATTATGTTGCTCCTGAAAGACAATCCTCTGTCAACCGGTGATATTGCTGAGAAATTAGGTCTTAACCCGTCTGATGTATCCCGGCACATGATCAGTTCATCCCGGCACGGTATGGTTAAATATGATACAGACAGCAAATGTTATCAGCGAGTCCAGTGA